The following proteins come from a genomic window of Campylobacter coli 76339:
- a CDS encoding Cell division protein FtsA: MNILGIDLGSTQTCAIVAQKDEEGLKIVGFAKAKTNGVKKGAITNIELASKSIEEAVRNAEMMSGVHYDKVVVSISGAYTKSVDSIGVVNIPNHEIGIKEIHRAVSTAKHTANLPSGYEIIHVLPYNFKVNDLEHVDDPLGMSGNRLEVSTHIVISQESHIKNLKKAVELADLRVDNIVLSGYASAIACLDDSEKELGAVLIDMGGAICDMVVHTGNSIRYNDCLQIGSINITQDLSMALHTPLKEAEKIKLNYAALSQQPNALIQIPSMGDERKVNEVSLDIISNVIYARAEETLMILAKILSDNRYANSIGGGVVLTGGMTKLAGIDELAPATFDNRSVRLATARKDLITGFNEIFNDPENTCAIGLCLYGAGYFTPYELDSNEKLRYKGEIENYNRQIRQEVIPQKEVENETKSDFFGENLQENDTIILQEQLDFKESKEKKPSVFSNIWHKIMNQF; the protein is encoded by the coding sequence TTGAATATATTAGGAATTGACTTAGGTTCAACACAGACTTGCGCCATTGTCGCTCAGAAAGATGAGGAAGGTTTAAAAATAGTTGGTTTTGCAAAAGCAAAAACAAATGGCGTAAAAAAAGGCGCTATTACTAATATTGAGCTTGCTTCAAAATCGATTGAAGAAGCAGTTAGAAATGCAGAGATGATGAGTGGTGTTCATTATGATAAGGTAGTAGTTTCTATTTCGGGTGCCTACACTAAAAGTGTTGACAGTATAGGTGTGGTAAATATACCAAATCATGAGATAGGTATCAAAGAAATTCATCGTGCAGTAAGTACGGCCAAACATACTGCAAATCTTCCAAGTGGTTATGAGATTATCCATGTTTTGCCTTATAATTTTAAGGTAAATGATTTAGAACATGTAGATGATCCTTTAGGTATGAGTGGAAATCGTTTAGAGGTTTCAACCCATATAGTTATCTCCCAAGAATCTCATATTAAAAATTTAAAAAAAGCTGTTGAATTGGCTGATTTAAGAGTTGATAATATAGTTCTTTCTGGTTATGCTTCAGCTATAGCTTGTTTAGATGATAGCGAAAAAGAATTAGGCGCTGTTTTGATTGATATGGGTGGAGCTATTTGTGATATGGTGGTTCATACTGGAAATTCTATCCGTTATAATGATTGTTTGCAAATCGGATCTATTAATATAACTCAAGATTTATCGATGGCTTTACACACTCCTTTGAAAGAAGCTGAGAAAATTAAACTAAATTATGCAGCTCTTTCTCAACAACCTAATGCATTGATACAAATTCCTTCTATGGGGGATGAAAGAAAAGTAAATGAAGTTTCTTTAGATATTATTTCAAATGTAATTTATGCGAGAGCTGAAGAAACTTTAATGATTTTGGCTAAAATTTTAAGCGATAATCGCTATGCAAATAGTATAGGTGGTGGTGTTGTATTAACGGGAGGAATGACGAAATTAGCAGGTATTGATGAGTTGGCTCCTGCAACTTTTGATAACCGTTCTGTTAGACTTGCTACCGCTAGAAAAGATTTGATTACTGGATTTAATGAAATTTTCAATGATCCTGAAAATACTTGTGCTATAGGACTTTGCTTGTATGGTGCAGGTTATTTTACGCCTTATGAACTTGATTCCAATGAAAAGTTAAGATATAAAGGAGAGATAGAAAATTACAACCGTCAAATCCGACAAGAAGTGATTCCGCAAAAAGAAGTGGAAAATGAAACAAAATCTGATTTTTTTGGTGAAAATTTGCAAGAAAATGATACAATAATACTACAAGAACAGTTAGATTTTAAAGAGTCAAAAGAAAAAAAACCTAGCGTTTTTTCAAATATTTGGCACAAAATAATGAATCAATTTTAA
- a CDS encoding Flagellar basal-body rod protein FlgF yields MQNGYYQATGGMVTQFNKLDVITNNLANINTSGYKRDDVVIADFKRIFKETQDELPIENHTRDASRFVNTTIDGVPQVSQEYTDFSLGSLKATNNPLDLAMTREDAFYLVQTKDGEIRLSKDGNFQLNEEGYLVNKQGYKVLSNDYFNNPQNAGIRIPNGAVYINVDKNGSIEVDGVQNARLFIAQVDDIRALQKDGDNVYKIDDLTRIRDLDESNAVRQGFSQGSNVNPVTEMVGLIEANRMVEMYQKVMTAHMDDLNQEAINKLAAVK; encoded by the coding sequence ATGCAAAATGGATATTATCAAGCAACGGGTGGGATGGTAACTCAGTTTAATAAACTTGATGTTATTACAAACAACCTTGCCAATATTAACACGAGTGGTTACAAAAGAGATGATGTTGTAATTGCAGATTTTAAAAGGATTTTTAAAGAAACTCAGGATGAGTTGCCTATAGAAAATCACACAAGAGATGCATCAAGATTTGTAAATACTACCATAGATGGCGTTCCTCAGGTCTCGCAAGAATATACGGATTTTAGCTTAGGTTCTTTAAAGGCGACTAACAATCCTTTGGATTTGGCTATGACTAGGGAAGATGCTTTTTATTTGGTTCAAACCAAAGATGGCGAAATAAGACTAAGCAAAGATGGAAATTTTCAGCTCAATGAAGAGGGTTATTTGGTTAATAAACAAGGATATAAAGTTTTAAGTAACGATTATTTTAATAATCCTCAAAATGCAGGAATTCGTATCCCAAATGGTGCAGTTTATATTAATGTGGATAAAAATGGAAGTATTGAAGTAGATGGTGTTCAAAATGCGAGATTATTTATTGCTCAAGTAGATGATATAAGAGCTTTGCAAAAAGATGGAGATAATGTTTACAAGATAGATGATTTAACTCGTATTAGAGATTTGGATGAATCTAATGCAGTGCGCCAAGGTTTTTCTCAAGGCTCTAATGTCAATCCAGTAACCGAAATGGTAGGACTTATAGAGGCAAATAGAATGGTAGAAATGTATCAAAAAGTTATGACAGCTCATATGGATGATTTAAATCAAGAAGCTATCAACAAGCTTGCAGCTGTTAAATAA
- a CDS encoding Cell division protein FtsZ — protein sequence MSEFLVEEMQHNKGAKIKVIGCGGGGGNMINHMVKMGLNDLDLIAANTDAQAISNSLAKTKIQLGEKKTKGLGAGMLPEVGAESARESFEEIKASLSQSDIVFIASGFGGGTGTGATPVIAQAAKEIGALTVSVVTMPFAFEGKQRKKLAENGLLELKKESDSILVIQNEKLLSIIDKKAGIKDAFKLVDDILARAVKGMVSILLDNGDINVDFADVRTIMSHRGLALMGVGSASGENAIEEALSNAIESPLLDGMDIKGAKGVILHFKTSSNCSLIEISAAANSIEEIVDENAKIIFGSTTDDSMEDRVEVTIIATGFEDRESMAKKATEEAEAPKKNPYLNLRKVSGGFDEEIMAQIETPTFLRRQMD from the coding sequence ATGAGCGAATTTTTAGTAGAAGAAATGCAACATAATAAAGGCGCAAAAATTAAAGTTATAGGCTGCGGCGGCGGCGGCGGTAATATGATTAACCACATGGTTAAAATGGGTTTAAATGATCTTGATTTAATCGCGGCCAATACCGATGCGCAAGCTATTTCAAATTCACTAGCAAAAACCAAAATTCAACTTGGTGAAAAGAAAACAAAAGGCCTAGGCGCGGGTATGTTACCAGAAGTTGGAGCAGAGAGTGCTAGAGAAAGCTTTGAAGAGATTAAGGCTAGTCTTAGTCAAAGTGATATTGTTTTTATTGCTTCAGGTTTTGGAGGTGGTACAGGAACGGGTGCTACTCCAGTCATTGCGCAAGCAGCCAAAGAAATAGGTGCTTTAACCGTTTCTGTTGTAACTATGCCTTTTGCTTTTGAGGGAAAACAAAGAAAAAAACTTGCTGAAAATGGACTCCTTGAATTAAAAAAAGAAAGTGATTCTATCCTTGTGATTCAAAATGAAAAGCTCTTAAGTATTATCGATAAAAAAGCAGGGATTAAGGATGCTTTTAAATTGGTTGATGATATTTTAGCTCGTGCTGTTAAGGGTATGGTTTCTATACTTTTAGATAATGGTGATATCAATGTTGACTTTGCCGATGTTAGAACCATAATGAGTCATCGTGGTTTAGCACTTATGGGTGTAGGTAGTGCTAGCGGTGAAAATGCTATCGAAGAAGCACTTTCTAATGCTATTGAATCTCCATTGTTAGATGGTATGGATATTAAAGGAGCTAAGGGTGTTATTTTACATTTTAAAACAAGTTCTAATTGCTCTTTGATTGAAATTTCTGCTGCTGCAAACAGCATAGAGGAAATTGTTGATGAAAATGCAAAGATTATTTTTGGTTCTACGACAGATGATAGCATGGAAGATAGAGTAGAAGTCACTATTATTGCTACAGGATTTGAAGATAGAGAGAGTATGGCAAAGAAAGCTACAGAAGAGGCTGAAGCTCCTAAAAAAAATCCTTATTTAAACCTTAGAAAAGTGAGTGGTGGTTTTGATGAAGAGATAATGGCTCAGATTGAAACTCCTACTTTTTTACGCCGCCAAATGGACTAA
- a CDS encoding rRNA small subunit methyltransferase H produces MKIPHIPVLLNEVNQAFKKLDSGYFLDCTLGFGGHSQSLLTNHPNLKLIACDQDKEALEFSKNRLQDFKDRTEFILSNFSQILDQIPYDKLKNLKGILADIGVSSFQLDDNKRGFSLHSDFLDMRMNQDTENSAFDIINNYSQEQLSDIFKKYGELNDGYFIAQKICQERQKNKIKSAKELYEIIGKTKQNHRSVSKATLVFQAIRIEVNQELEVLKTFLEKLEKIKLKNCVLTIICFHSLEDRIVKNYFKKWAKNCICDERALRCECGNNHSLGEIISKKAITPSKEEIKMNSRSSCAKMRIFHFKNMGK; encoded by the coding sequence TTGAAAATTCCACATATTCCCGTTTTACTCAACGAAGTAAATCAGGCATTTAAAAAACTAGACTCAGGGTATTTTTTAGATTGCACCTTAGGCTTTGGTGGTCATAGTCAATCCCTGCTTACAAATCATCCAAATCTTAAACTTATAGCTTGTGATCAAGATAAAGAAGCGCTTGAATTTTCCAAAAATCGTCTTCAGGATTTTAAAGACAGGACAGAATTTATACTGAGTAATTTTAGTCAAATTTTAGATCAAATTCCATATGATAAATTAAAAAATCTTAAAGGTATTTTAGCTGATATTGGGGTGTCTTCTTTTCAACTTGATGACAACAAACGCGGATTTAGTCTTCATTCTGATTTTTTAGATATGAGAATGAATCAAGATACTGAAAATTCAGCTTTTGATATCATTAACAATTATAGCCAAGAACAATTAAGCGATATTTTTAAAAAATATGGAGAATTAAATGATGGTTACTTTATCGCTCAAAAAATTTGCCAAGAAAGACAAAAAAATAAAATAAAAAGCGCCAAAGAGCTTTATGAAATTATAGGAAAAACAAAACAAAACCATAGAAGTGTTTCTAAAGCAACATTAGTCTTTCAAGCTATTAGGATAGAAGTAAATCAAGAACTTGAAGTTTTAAAAACTTTTTTGGAAAAATTAGAAAAAATTAAATTAAAAAATTGCGTCCTAACTATCATTTGCTTTCATTCTTTGGAAGACAGAATAGTAAAAAATTATTTTAAAAAATGGGCAAAAAATTGCATCTGTGATGAAAGAGCTTTAAGATGTGAATGCGGAAACAATCACTCCTTAGGTGAAATTATAAGTAAAAAAGCTATAACTCCAAGCAAAGAAGAAATTAAAATGAACTCTCGTTCAAGCTGTGCAAAAATGCGGATATTTCATTTTAAAAACATGGGAAAATGA
- a CDS encoding membrane protein — protein sequence MKKFKEFSYNFLFKISDQPVLLRDLLEANALFNDGMLVDPSKLNFNFKILNSYIYFGIFCALVLLPLLLITHYFFTRLDFHISIISAVAVTACIFISYDIFKVYTRKMISKKIIQKAWALHFPYFSYEKYSVMAGNFYKEALKEEIPKANLEQYVLEKIIHSK from the coding sequence ATGAAAAAATTTAAAGAATTTAGCTACAATTTTCTTTTTAAGATATCCGACCAACCTGTTCTCTTGCGCGATTTACTTGAAGCTAATGCTTTATTTAACGATGGAATGCTTGTGGATCCCTCTAAGCTTAATTTTAATTTTAAAATTTTGAATTCTTATATATATTTTGGAATTTTTTGCGCTTTGGTTTTATTGCCATTATTGCTTATTACACATTATTTTTTTACTCGTCTTGATTTTCATATCAGTATAATTAGCGCTGTAGCTGTTACCGCATGTATTTTTATTTCTTATGATATTTTTAAGGTTTATACTCGCAAGATGATTTCAAAAAAGATAATACAAAAAGCATGGGCTTTACATTTTCCTTATTTTTCATATGAAAAATATTCTGTTATGGCTGGGAATTTCTATAAGGAAGCTTTAAAAGAGGAAATTCCAAAAGCAAATTTAGAACAATATGTTTTAGAAAAAATTATTCATTCTAAATAA
- a CDS encoding Peptidyl-prolyl cis-trans isomerase PpiD has protein sequence MLTWMQHHKKYLVVTIWISTIAFVGAGFLGWGAYDFNLNRSSSVAVVGDEKINYNEFNIRYNQIFNYYNQISNGGLSEENAKQLGIENAALSSLIDDKLLLSFAKDLGLDASEDEIIQALAKTRAFQDASGDFNKTIYYELLNANNITPKDYEKTVSNEIIVGKLDQIFNLPQTDEELRMLGSSYFMQDSLSVAKLEQDKKNVKINEEELKKLWNEHKEDYKTKKVYELSTYYLPVDMQKIDDDKLKEFYNDENNKFKYKDFNGKIMSFEAAKKDVAKDYALAQLKNTANAKFLELKEGKDKFQKDENITESDVYYPLEALSRAKNGDVLRPSEYQNGYIIVKLNKINPVRTKTFDEAREEIMPIYISEQVKKNLEEKAKQNLENFSGTNIGFVSRDSTKNDSKIDNILNEAEFSYFLMNVFNSDQNRSYVILNEDKAVLYKINKQKLDMNPEKFQQYRTMLHQNLQNLKANEMKQELIEELKKTYPIKIYYKEGK, from the coding sequence ATGCTTACTTGGATGCAACATCACAAAAAATATCTCGTTGTTACTATATGGATTAGCACTATAGCTTTTGTTGGAGCTGGATTTTTAGGCTGGGGGGCTTATGATTTTAATCTCAATAGAAGTTCTAGCGTTGCTGTAGTTGGAGATGAGAAAATCAATTATAATGAGTTTAATATAAGATACAATCAAATTTTTAATTATTATAATCAAATTAGCAATGGTGGTTTGAGCGAGGAGAATGCTAAGCAATTAGGGATAGAAAATGCCGCATTAAGCTCATTGATTGATGATAAGCTTTTATTGAGTTTTGCTAAGGACTTAGGACTTGATGCAAGTGAAGATGAGATTATTCAAGCACTTGCTAAAACTAGAGCATTTCAAGATGCTTCGGGCGATTTTAATAAAACGATTTATTATGAACTTTTAAATGCAAACAATATAACTCCAAAAGATTACGAGAAAACTGTTTCAAATGAGATTATTGTTGGAAAGCTAGATCAAATATTTAATCTTCCTCAAACAGATGAGGAGTTAAGAATGTTAGGATCGAGCTATTTTATGCAAGATTCTTTGAGTGTAGCTAAATTAGAACAGGATAAAAAAAATGTAAAAATCAACGAAGAAGAGCTTAAAAAGCTTTGGAATGAACATAAAGAAGATTATAAGACAAAAAAAGTATATGAGCTTTCTACTTATTATTTGCCAGTGGATATGCAAAAAATCGATGATGATAAGCTAAAAGAATTTTACAATGATGAAAATAATAAATTTAAATATAAAGATTTTAATGGGAAAATTATGAGCTTTGAAGCCGCTAAGAAAGATGTTGCCAAGGATTATGCATTAGCACAGCTTAAAAATACAGCCAATGCTAAATTTTTAGAATTAAAAGAAGGTAAGGATAAATTCCAAAAAGATGAAAATATTACAGAATCAGATGTGTATTATCCACTCGAGGCTTTATCTAGGGCAAAAAATGGAGATGTATTAAGACCAAGCGAATATCAAAATGGTTATATTATTGTTAAACTCAACAAAATAAATCCTGTAAGAACTAAGACTTTTGATGAGGCTAGAGAAGAGATAATGCCTATTTATATTAGCGAGCAAGTAAAAAAGAATTTAGAAGAAAAAGCTAAACAAAATTTAGAAAATTTTAGTGGCACTAATATAGGTTTTGTAAGTAGGGATTCTACAAAAAATGATTCAAAGATTGATAATATATTAAATGAAGCGGAATTTAGTTATTTTCTGATGAATGTTTTTAATTCTGATCAAAATCGTTCTTATGTTATTTTAAATGAAGATAAGGCTGTGCTTTATAAAATTAACAAGCAAAAGCTTGATATGAATCCTGAAAAATTTCAGCAGTATCGCACAATGCTTCATCAGAATTTACAAAACTTAAAAGCTAATGAGATGAAGCAAGAATTAATAGAAGAGCTTAAAAAAACATATCCAATAAAAATTTATTATAAAGAAGGTAAATAA
- a CDS encoding membrane protein, translating to MLDDDFLKEKQNIRQKMIKFSRAINQGKPLDDDLKEEISSDDILRRRFKKHSNRFLDEIEEEQELKYTKKSNIYLKEDLINVKLEEKQSLAKKIFSKIKEKNKNQELKNKKSKKIFSFLKKKEIQIKQNKTLHHNAQEKILPTDKKIEVKKIQNNKISSTQSAPKPDLKQSLENLQKKIQTQEIKTEIKEPEIQSIKTESNEDAQKVKNVLLEGFSNATKEDKNLNFNHLLFAVLFVSFALALFAPQIYIRNQIYYLSREIGTLRVEESMLNEENKDLKRRLEIMRFQNQILDYLE from the coding sequence ATGCTAGATGATGATTTTTTAAAAGAAAAACAAAATATACGCCAAAAAATGATTAAATTTTCCCGCGCCATCAATCAGGGCAAGCCTTTAGATGATGATTTAAAAGAGGAAATTTCTAGTGATGATATCTTAAGACGACGCTTTAAAAAACACTCAAATCGATTCTTGGATGAAATAGAAGAAGAACAAGAATTAAAATATACAAAAAAATCAAATATATATCTAAAAGAAGACTTGATAAATGTTAAATTAGAAGAAAAGCAGTCTTTAGCTAAAAAAATTTTTTCGAAAATAAAAGAAAAAAATAAAAATCAAGAATTAAAAAATAAAAAATCTAAAAAAATTTTTTCTTTCCTAAAGAAAAAAGAAATTCAAATTAAGCAAAATAAAACTTTGCATCATAACGCTCAAGAAAAAATTTTACCTACAGATAAAAAAATAGAAGTTAAAAAAATACAAAATAACAAGATTTCATCTACACAAAGTGCTCCAAAACCTGACTTAAAACAAAGTCTAGAAAATTTACAAAAAAAAATACAAACACAAGAAATAAAAACTGAAATTAAAGAACCCGAAATTCAAAGCATCAAAACAGAAAGTAATGAAGATGCACAAAAAGTGAAAAATGTATTACTAGAAGGGTTTAGCAATGCTACAAAAGAAGATAAAAATCTTAATTTTAATCATCTACTTTTTGCTGTATTGTTTGTAAGTTTTGCTCTTGCTTTATTTGCACCACAAATTTACATAAGAAATCAAATTTACTATCTTAGCCGAGAAATTGGCACTTTAAGAGTTGAAGAAAGTATGCTTAATGAGGAAAATAAAGATTTAAAAAGACGCTTAGAAATCATGCGCTTTCAAAATCAAATTTTGGATTATTTAGAATGA